CGGATATCGCTAGAATCACCGCCGGCAACCCGACCCAACCCAACGACTGGACCCCGATCATGAGCGAGATTCCCGGCGATCTGAAATTCCTCAAGTCCCACGAGTGGGCCCGCGCCGAAGACGACGGCCTGGTCCGGGTGGGTATCTCCGACCACGCGCAGGACCAGCTCGGCGACCTGGTCTACGTCGAGCTGCCGGAAGTCGGCTCCGCCGTGAAAGCGGGGAGCGGCGCCGCCGTGGTGGAATCGGTGAAGGCCGCCTCGGACATCTACTCGCCGGTGTCCGGCGAGGTCGTCGCGGTCAACGAGCTGCTCAACGACAAGCCCGAGACCATCAACGAGGACGCCTTCGGCGAAGGCTGGATCTTCCTGGTGCGCCCGAGCGACCGCGTCGAACTCGACGAGCTGCTCGACGCCAACGACTACGCGGAACTGGTCGAGAACGAAGACCACTGAAGTCGCGCGCGAGCATGCCCGACCCTGCCGGCCGCCCAGTGCGGCCGGTGTCGTTTTGTCGCAGTGATCCGTGCCCGCGTGGTGCGCGCGGCAGGCGTTGCGCAAGCGCATCTCGTCGACGCGGTGGTGCCAGCGATGACTTCGCGCGATCGTCTTGCGCGAGGTCGCCGCCGCCGATGTCACGCCTTCCGTTCGCGTCGCCCGAGCCCGGACGGGGCGATCGCGAAAAATATTTTTCGCCTGGCCGGGACGCGGACCGGACCGCTTCCGGTCGTGTTCCGTTCATCTGCAGGCAGCTTGTCGGCGACCCGGAAAGTGCTTCGTGCTGAAGGCTTCGTGTAGCGGCCGTTTCAATGGCCACTGCGGGGATTGGCCTTGAAATCGTTGTGTACCAACGGTTTAGGGAGTAAGGCCGATTTATTGAAGAAAATACTATGGACGTCCAGACGTCTATTTGATTAATCCGCATGATACCCCGCAAGCCTTGGTGCGGAAGGCCTCGGGCCGATTTGGAATGGTTGGAAAAGGGTTGATTTGATGATTGAAATCAATTGACAGCCGAAATCTTCGGGGATAGCTTTCGCAACAGATCACAGGGAATGGGTTTTCATGGCGACAACGAAGTACATCAAGCCGTATGTCGAGCACGGTGAAAAGGCCAACGCAGTACGCAAGATCACCGTCTCGATTCCGCTGCACGTGCTGCGGCGGCTTTCTGATTTGCGCACCCACCGCCAAGTGAACAATCTTCGGCACGCCACCAACAGCGATTTGTTGGTCGAGGCGTTCCTGCACGCTTTTACTGGGCAACCACTGCCAACTGATGAGGAGCTGAGACGAACCATGGCCACTGCCAAGAAATCCGCTGTAAAGAAACCGGCCGCCAAGAAGGCCGCCGCCAAGAAACCCGCCGTGAAGAAGGCCGCCGCCAAGAAGCCGGTTGCCAAGAAGCCGGCCGCCAAGAAGGCTGCCGCCAGGAAGTCGGCCAAGAAGGCCACCGCCAAGAAGCCGGCGGCCGCCAAGAAAGCCGCGGTGAAGAAGGTTGCGAAGAAGGCTGCGCCGAAGAAGGCCGCCGCCAAGAAAGCTGCACCGGCCAAGGTGGTGAAGGCCACCAAGACCGCGAAGACCAAAGCGAAGAAGTAAGGCGACACGCGACACCCCACAATAAGATTAGCCATCGACTTCTCTCCCCGCGGTGCCCAGCGCGGGGAGAGCACTTCGAGAAGCCTTCGTCCCGGCCTGGCCGGGACGCTTCGTTTCAGGGGCGGGAAAATCCTCGTCTGATGCGCCCGGTCACGCTCGCCTGCACCGGGTTTCCGGCCGTTGCCGTGACAGCGCGCATGATTTGCCGTGCTGCGCCGTTGGAGTTACCTTCTGCATATCCGCGCCGCGGTGAATCCGGGGGATTCGCCGCTCCTGGATGGACAGGGGGAAAAAGCGCGGGTATCTGTCGATACTCAGTGAGAGACCATGGATACCCGATACATACTCGATACGCGCCGGCGTGCGCGTGGGGCCGTTCGGCCGCTGGTCATTGCCATCATCGCCATTTTTGTCCTGCTCGCCGTGGGCGCGTGGTTCCTGATCATCAAGCCGCATCAGGACCTGATCATGGCCGACGCGGGCGGCCATCCGTCCACGCCGGTTTCCACCGCGACGCAGGCGGCGCCGCCGCCGGCCAACGTGGCGGCGATGGATCTCAACCAGCTGCTGGCCGAGGCGCGTACCGCCATGAACGAGCAGCGCTACCTGGCGCCGACCGGCAACAACGCCTTCGAGTTCTACCTGCGCGTGCTGGAAAAGGACCCCGGCAACAAGGTGGCTTCCGATGCGTTGCGCGAGACGTTCCCGTTCGCGGCCAACTCGACCGAGCAGGCGATCAACTCGCGTGACCTCGGCGAGGCGCAGCGGCAGATCGAGCTGCTGGCGAAGGCCGATCCGGCCAACTTCACCCTGACCATCCTGCGCTCCAAGCTGGATGCCCAGCGCAAGACGCAGGACAAGCAGCAGCAGCTCGCCGTCGGTCAGGAGAAGACCGCGCAGTTGGCCGCCCAGAAGGCCGCCGCGGAGAAGCAGGCGGCAGAGCAGCTGGCCGAGCAGCAGAAGGCCCAGCTGGCCGCACAGCAGAAGACGGAACAGTCGCGCGCGGCGCAGCAGTCCGGTTCGGCACCGGCGGCGACCGGCGGCAACGCCACCGCGGCGGCGGACAGCGGCAGCAATGCGGCTGGCGGGACCACGGCGGCGGTGCTGGTGAAGGGCGCACCCGCGCGCTACCCCACGGCCGCGATGCGTGCCCGCCAGGAAGGCTGGGTGGTGGTGTCGTTCACGGTCGATCCCGACGGCACGACCAGCGACGTGAAGGTGGTCGAGTCGCAGCCGCGGCATGTCTTCGACCGTGCCGCGGTCGACGCGGTGGAGCGTTACCGCTTCAATCCGGCGATGAAGGACGGCGTGGCGGTTTCCAGCGTCAAGCAGCAGCGGATCGAGTTCAAGCTCTGATCGTGGCGTAAGCGCGGCAAGCCGGGCGGCGCATGTTTCGCATGCGCCGCCTTTTTCTTTGGGCAAGGCTGCTCAGCGCTGCCGCGGCATGCGGCGATGCGTGCGTGGTTTGGTCCTGGCCTTTGCCTTTGCGCGCGGTTGCACTGCCGGTTTGGCGGCGCTGTCGAGATTGGCCCAGTCGACATGCGGCAGGCCCAGCAGGTCGTCGAACACCATCGGCATCAGTCCGCTTGGCATGGGGCCGGTGGAGTTCCACAGGGTGACCACGCCGGTGCGGTACTTCGGGAAGAAGCCGATCATGGTGCGGTAGCCGGCGACGGCGCCGGCGTGGTAGATCAGCGTTTCGCCGCCGTATTCGTACACCCGCCAGCCGAGCCCGTAGTACGCGCCGCTCAGCCGCTCGCGGCGCCAGGGCGTGGCATGCAGTTCGCTGGGAGTGGCGACGCCGGGCTTGTGCAGCGTGTCCAGCAGCGCGGTGGGCAGCACGTCCGGGCGGCCGCCCATCTGCGCGATCAGCCACTTTTCCATGTCGCGCAGGCTGGCGTTGACGCCGGCCGCCGGCGCAACCCGGTAGTAGGTCTCGTTCGGATCGAACGGCACCCAGCCCCGGCTGGTGGCGCGGTGCGGACGCGCCCAGCTCTTGCTCGATTCCAGCGCGGCGCGACCGTAGCTGGCCGTGGTCATGCCCAGCGGATAGAAGATGCGCTTGTCGACCTGGCGATAGAAGAAGTCGCCGGTGCGCGCGAGCACCACGTCGCCGATCATGCTGAAGGCGACGTTCTGGTAGCCGTAGCACTGGCCCACGCCGCAGACCATGCTGACCTCGTCCAGCTTGCGCACCAGCTCTTCGTACGAAGTGTCGCCTTCGAGCATGTTGTCGTAGGTGTTGCGCGGCAGGCCCAGCCGCTGCCCCAGGATGTCGCCGACGGTGGCCTGCGAGGCGGCCTGCATGTCCTTCAGCTTGAAGTACGGCAGCACGTCGACCAGCTTGGTGTCCCAGTCCAGCTTGCCGTCGTCGACCAGCAGGCCGGCAATGGCGGTGGCGAACGCCTTGGACAGCGAGGCGAGGCGAAACACGGTGTCCGGCTTGATCGGCTGCTTGGTGGCGGCATCGGCATAGCCGACGGTGCCTTCGAACACCACCTTGTCGTCGATCACCACCGCCGTGGCCAGGCCGGCCACGGCATCGCGCTGGGCGAGGCGATCCAGCCAGTGCTGGTAGTCCGCGAGAGTCTGCTTGACGCGCGCCGCGGGCAGCTTCTGCGGCGCATTGTCGACGCTGGTCGACAGCGCGGCGGATGCCGGCGGGGCGAGCGATGCGGCGGCGGGCAGCGGCGTGCAAGCCAGCCCCAGCGCACCGGCGATCAGCAGGAAGATGTTCTGAAACTGCATGGTATTCTGGCGTGGTTCCGGCGCGGGGGATGCGCCTTGGGAAAGGGGAGCGTGATGATGGGCCTGATCATTTTTCTGATAGTCATCATTCTGATTGTCTTGTACTTCGTGGCGATCTACAACGGACTGGTCACTTCGCGCAACGGCTACAAGAACGCGTTTGCGCAGATCGACGTGCAGCTCAGCCGGCGCCACGACCTGATTCCGAACCTGGTGGAGACCGCCAAAGGCTACCTGGCGCACGAGCGCGGCACGCTCGAGGCGGTGGTGCAGGCGCGCAACGCGGCGGTCAGCGGGCTGGCCGGTGCGAAGGCCAACCCGGGCGACCCGGCCGCGATGCAGCAGCTGGCCAGCAGCGAAAATGCCCTGACCCAGACCCTGGGGCATTTGTTTGCGCTGCAGGAAGCGTACCCCGACCTGAAGGCGAACCAGACCATGATGCAGCTCTCCGAAGAGCTGACCTCCACGGAAAACCGGGTGGCATTCGCGCGCCAGGCCTATAACGATGCGGTGCTGACCTACAACAACCGGCGCGAGGTCTTTCCCGCCGCGCTGGTGGCGAACGGCTTAGGCTTCGCCGCCGCCGAACCGCTGGCGATCGACAACCCGGCCGTGCGCGACGCGCCGAAGGTTTCCTTCGGCTGATCGCGGCGTCGCGGCGCGCGCCGCGGCGCACTCCGGGAGCTTGCATGGATTTCTTTGCGCAACAGGCGCGCGTACGCAGCAGCAGCCGGCGGCTGGTGCTGCTGTTCGCACTGGCCGTGGCGGCGATCGTGGCGGCGATCGACGCGGCGGTGTGGCTTGCCTTTGGCCGCTATCCGGCCGACGGCGAGCCGGCGGCGTCGAACCTGCCGCTGCTGTTGGTCAGCAGCGCCGCGGTGGTCGTCGGGATCGGGTTGGGTTCGCTGTTCCGCAGCATGAGCCTGTCCGGCGGCGGCAAGGCCGTGGCCGGAAGCGTCGGCGCGGTGGCGGTGCCGCCGGACACCGGCGACCCGCAGCTGCGCCGGCTGCGCAACGTGATCGAGGAAGTCGCGATCGCCTCCGGCGTGCCGGTGCCGGACATCTACCTGATGGCCGACGAAGCAGGCATCAACGCGTTCGCCGCCGGCTACTCCAGCTCCGACGCGGCGGTGTGCGTGACCCGGGGCTGCCTGGACAAGCTCAGCCGCGACGAGTTGCAGGGCGTGCTCGCGCACGAGTTCAGCCACGTGTTGAACGGCGACATGCGGCTCAACATCCGCCTGATGGGCCTGCTGTTCGGCATCCTGGTGCTGGCGGTGGCGGGGCGCAGGCTGCTGCAGTTCGGCGGCCGCGGCAGTCGTCGCGGCGGCAGCCAGGTGCTGCTGATCGGTGTGGCGCTGATGGTGGTCGGCTACATCGGCTATTTCTTCGCGCGCTTGATCCAGGCCGCGGTGGCGCGTTCGCGCGAAGCGTTGGCGGATGCCTCGGCGGTGCAGTTCACCCGCCAGACCGACGGTCTCGCCGGCGCGCTGAAGAAGATCGCGATCGACGTCGAGGGCTCCGCCTTGCAGGTGGCGAACCGGCAGGAGGTGGCGCACATGCTGTTCGGCGAAGCCGGGCGGTTCAACGCGTTGTTCGCCACTCATCCGCCCCTGCTCGAGCGCATCCGCGCATTGGAGCCTGGCTTCAACGAGGCTGACCTGACCCGCATGGCGGCAGGAATGCCGCGCGAAGCGGCGTCGCCACCGCCTGTGCGGGCGAACGCCGCGGCCGCCTCCTCCGGCATGCCGGGCTTGCCGTTGCCACCGATACCGACGGGCGTGCTGGCCGGCGGCGTTGCCGCGGCTGCGCCAGCGTTCCAGCGTGCCGCGGCCGTGCAGCAGGCGATACCGCCGAGCCTGAGCGTAGCCGTGCAGCAGCCCGAGTCCGCACTGACGGTGATGCTGGCGCTGGCGCTGTCATTGGAGGCAGAGCTGCAGCCGGCGCAGCGCCGGATCGTCGCCGATGCCTTTGGCGACGACGTGCAGCGCGCCGTGCAGGCGCAGGCTTCCACCCTGGCCGCATTGACGCCGGTTGCGCGTCTGCCGCTGGTCTCGCTGGCGTTTCCTGCACTCAGGCAACTGCCTGACGGACGCCAGCAGACTTTGCTGCGCGCTCTCGACGACCTGGTCAAGGTGGACGGCCGGGTCGACATCAACGAGTACTGCCTGGCGCGGCTGCTGCGCATTCAGCTGAGCGAGGCGCGCGCGCCGCGCCGCGCGCCGGTCGATGGCGTGAAAAAGCTCCCGGCTGTGCGCGACAGCGTGGTCCTGGTGTGCACCATCGTCGCCGCGGCCGGTTGCTCGGACGAGGCCGGCGCAAGGCGCGCATGGCTGTTCGCGATGCAGCAGGCGTTCCCCGGCGAGGCCATCGAGTGGACGCCGCCGCCGGCGGCCTGGCAGGCGCCGTTCGAGCGCGCGCTGGACGATCTGGACGGCCTGAGCCCGATGGCCAAGGAACGGGTGATCCAGGCCTTGCTGCGCGCGATCCGCGCCGACGGCCAGGTCAGCGTGGAGGAGGTGGAACTGCTGCGGGTGATCTGCGCCAGCCTGCATTCCCCGCTGCCTTTGTAGGAGCGCGCCTTGTCCACAAGGGACTTCCTTTGGTCGCGCGCGATGCTCTTGGTCACGTGACGGAAAGCATCGCGCACAGAGCCTGCCCCGGACTCGATCCGGGGGTGCGCTCCTACAGGGTTCGTCCTTCGTCGAGGATCAACGCGCTCGCGCGTTCGGCGATCATGATCGTGGGTGCGTTGGTGTTGCCGGTCGGCAGGCTCGGCATGATCGAGGCATCCACCACGCGCAAGCCGGTCACGCCGCGCACGCGCAGCTCGCTGTCGACAACCGCGCGCCCGTCGCGGCCCATGCGGCAGGTGCCGACCGGGTGGTAGATGGTTTCCGCCTTGCGCCGGATGAAGTCGGCGTACTCGGCATCGCTGGTGATGCGCCGCTCGGGGAACACCGGCGCGCCGCGGTACGGCGCGAACGCGGCCTGGTCGAGGATCTCGCGCGACAGCCGTGCGGCCTCGATCATCAGCTTCAGGTCGTGGCCTTCCGGATCGCTCAGGTAACCGGCGTGGATCGCGATCGGTTGCGCCGGGTCGGCCGAGTGCAGGCGCAGCCGGCCGCGGCTGCGCGGATGCAGGTAGCAGGCGTGCAGGGTGTAGCCGTAGCCGGGCAGGCGATGGCGGCCGTGGTCGTCGAGCAGCGCGGGCACGAAATGGAACTGCAGGTCGCAGCGCGCGTCCGCGGCGTGGCGGCTGCGCACGAAGCCGCCGGCCTCGGCCACGTTGGAGCTGCCCGGTCCGTCGCGGTGGCGCAGCCAGCGCCAGCCGGCAGCCAGCTCGTTGAGGTGGTCGTAGCTGACCCGGTTCGGGTTGCCGTCGAGCGTGCAGACGTCCAGGTGATCCTGCAGGTTGGCGCCGACCTCGGGCAGGTCGGCGAGCACGGCGATGCCGTGCTTGCGCAGGTGGTCGGCCGGGCCGATGCCGGACAACATCAGCAGCTGCGGCGAATTGATCGCGCCGCCGGCGAGGATCACCTCGCCCGCCTCGATCCGCTCGGCGCCGTGCTGGCCGCGGCGCAGCTGCACGCCGATCGCGCGGCCGTGCTCGAGCAGTACGCGCTCGACCAGCGCGTGCGTGCGCACGTGCAGGTTTGCGCGCCGGCGCGCCGGCTTCAGGAAGGCGGTGGCGCTGGAGCAGCGGGCGCCGTCGCGCTGGGTCACCTGGTACAGCCCGAAGCCGGCTTGCGGTTCGCCGTTGAAGTCGTCGTTGCGCGCGAACCCGGCGCTCGCGGCCGCGTCGAGCAACGCTTCCGACAGCACGTTGTGGTGGCGCAGATCGGCGACGCCCAGTGGGCCGCCGACGCCGTGCAGCGCGCTGGGGCCGCGGCTGTTGTCCTCGCTGCGCAGGAACCACGGCAGTACCTCGCGCCACGACCAGCGCGGGTCGCCGCTGGCCTCGGCCCAGCCGTCGTAGTCGGCCGCCACGCCGCGCACGTAGCACATCGCATTGATCGAGCTGGAACCGCCGAGCGTCCTGCCGCGCGGCCACCACAGGCGGCGCTGGCCGAGCGTCGGCTCCGGTTCGGTGCGGTAGTTCCAGTTGAGCGCGCGGTTGGTGGCCAGCCGCGCGATGCCGGCGGGCAGGTGGATCAGCGGGTTCCAGTCGGCGGGGCCGGCTTCCAGCAGCAGCACGCGCTTGCCCGGGTCGGTACTTAGCCGGTTGGCCAGCACGCAGCCGGCCGAGCCGGCGCCGACGATGATGTAGTCGAAGTTTTTCAAGACGTCCCCGCTTGGCTGGCTCGATGTGGCCGCGTGCTAGGCTTGCCGCGCCCCACGCCGGATGCCCCCGTGAGTTTGCCCCGTTCATCGCCAGTGGAACAAGCCGCTGCGCCGGCGCTGTCCGCGCTGGCGTTCTTCTTCGTGATGACCTCGTACTACATCATCCGGCCGGTCCGGGACCAGCTGAGCGGGGCGGTCGGTTCGCAGTCGCTGCCGCTGTTCTACGGCGCGGTGTTCGTGGTGATGCTGCTGCTGACGCCGCTGTTCGGCATGCTGGTGGCGCGTTTCCGGCGCCGGCCGCTGCTGGCCTGGAGCTACGGCTTCTTCATCGTCTGTCTGCTCGCGTTCGTGCCCGCATTCATGGCGCAGGAGCGCATCGGCGCGCGCGAGCTGGGTGTGCTGTTCTTCGTCTGGGTCAGCGTGTTCAACCTGTTCGTGGTGTCGCTGTTCTGGAGCTTCATGGCGGACATCTTCTCCAGCGGGCAGGCGCGGCGAGTGTTCTCGCTGATTGCGCTCGGCGGCATGGGCGGGGCGTTGTTCGGGCCGCTGGTGACCAAGCTGCTGGTGCGGACGATCGGGGTGGCGCCGCTGCTGCTGGTCTCGGCGCTGGCATTGTCGCTGTCGCTGGCCTTGTTGCTGCGGCTTTCGACGAACCATGAACGCCAACCGGGCGGTCATGGTGATGAGGCCATCGGCGGTTCGTTGTGGGCCGGCATCAGGGAGCTGTGGTCGCGTCCGTTCCTGCGCTACATGGCCCTGCTGATGCTGTTCGGCGACGGCATCGGCACGCTGGCCTATGCGCTGGTGGCCGATTATGCCAAGGCGCACTTTGCCGACGCAGTGTCGCGCACGGCGTTCTACAACGACCTCGACCTGGCCACCAACCTGCTCGGTGCGGTGTTGCAATTGAGCGTGACGCCGTGGCTGCTGGTGCGTTGCGGCGCGGGCTGGGGATTGGTCGTCCCATCGCTGGTGAATCTGGCCTTGCTGGCCGGGGTGGCGCTGATCGGTGGCGGGAGTTTTGCGTTCTTCGGCTACAGCGTGCCGCTGCTGGCTGTGATGCAGGTGATCACGCGCGGCTTCGCCTACGGCATGACCAAGCCGGCGGTGGACGCGCTGTACACGCGGGTGCCGCGCGAGACGCGTTACAAGGGCAAGAACTTCGTGGAGACCGCGGTGTGGCGCTTCGGCGACCTGGTGGTGACCAGCGCGGTGAGCGGCCTGCGCCTGCTGGGCTGGGGCGTGGCCGGCCTGGCCCTGGCCGGTACCGGCGTCGCTGCGCTGGCGACCGTGGTGGCGCGGCGTGCCGGCTGGTCGCCGGATCTGACGCCGGACGACCGTGCGCCAGCGGACAAGGATACGCAAGCACCGGTTTGAGCCGATGCTTCCCCGAATCCCGAATCCCGAATCCCGAATCCCGAATCCCGAATCTCAGCTCGTGATGTAACGCTGCAGGTGCTCGATCTGCTCGGCCTGCGCGTCGATCACCGCCTTGACCAGATCGCCGATCGAGATCACCCCGACCACCTTGCCGCCCTGCACCACCGGCAGGTGGCGGATGCGGCT
This genomic stretch from Rhodanobacter thiooxydans harbors:
- a CDS encoding M48 family metallopeptidase; this encodes MDFFAQQARVRSSSRRLVLLFALAVAAIVAAIDAAVWLAFGRYPADGEPAASNLPLLLVSSAAVVVGIGLGSLFRSMSLSGGGKAVAGSVGAVAVPPDTGDPQLRRLRNVIEEVAIASGVPVPDIYLMADEAGINAFAAGYSSSDAAVCVTRGCLDKLSRDELQGVLAHEFSHVLNGDMRLNIRLMGLLFGILVLAVAGRRLLQFGGRGSRRGGSQVLLIGVALMVVGYIGYFFARLIQAAVARSREALADASAVQFTRQTDGLAGALKKIAIDVEGSALQVANRQEVAHMLFGEAGRFNALFATHPPLLERIRALEPGFNEADLTRMAAGMPREAASPPPVRANAAAASSGMPGLPLPPIPTGVLAGGVAAAAPAFQRAAAVQQAIPPSLSVAVQQPESALTVMLALALSLEAELQPAQRRIVADAFGDDVQRAVQAQASTLAALTPVARLPLVSLAFPALRQLPDGRQQTLLRALDDLVKVDGRVDINEYCLARLLRIQLSEARAPRRAPVDGVKKLPAVRDSVVLVCTIVAAAGCSDEAGARRAWLFAMQQAFPGEAIEWTPPPAAWQAPFERALDDLDGLSPMAKERVIQALLRAIRADGQVSVEEVELLRVICASLHSPLPL
- a CDS encoding GMC family oxidoreductase; the encoded protein is MKNFDYIIVGAGSAGCVLANRLSTDPGKRVLLLEAGPADWNPLIHLPAGIARLATNRALNWNYRTEPEPTLGQRRLWWPRGRTLGGSSSINAMCYVRGVAADYDGWAEASGDPRWSWREVLPWFLRSEDNSRGPSALHGVGGPLGVADLRHHNVLSEALLDAAASAGFARNDDFNGEPQAGFGLYQVTQRDGARCSSATAFLKPARRRANLHVRTHALVERVLLEHGRAIGVQLRRGQHGAERIEAGEVILAGGAINSPQLLMLSGIGPADHLRKHGIAVLADLPEVGANLQDHLDVCTLDGNPNRVSYDHLNELAAGWRWLRHRDGPGSSNVAEAGGFVRSRHAADARCDLQFHFVPALLDDHGRHRLPGYGYTLHACYLHPRSRGRLRLHSADPAQPIAIHAGYLSDPEGHDLKLMIEAARLSREILDQAAFAPYRGAPVFPERRITSDAEYADFIRRKAETIYHPVGTCRMGRDGRAVVDSELRVRGVTGLRVVDASIMPSLPTGNTNAPTIMIAERASALILDEGRTL
- the gcvH gene encoding glycine cleavage system protein GcvH, which gives rise to MSEIPGDLKFLKSHEWARAEDDGLVRVGISDHAQDQLGDLVYVELPEVGSAVKAGSGAAVVESVKAASDIYSPVSGEVVAVNELLNDKPETINEDAFGEGWIFLVRPSDRVELDELLDANDYAELVENEDH
- a CDS encoding LemA family protein codes for the protein MGLIIFLIVIILIVLYFVAIYNGLVTSRNGYKNAFAQIDVQLSRRHDLIPNLVETAKGYLAHERGTLEAVVQARNAAVSGLAGAKANPGDPAAMQQLASSENALTQTLGHLFALQEAYPDLKANQTMMQLSEELTSTENRVAFARQAYNDAVLTYNNRREVFPAALVANGLGFAAAEPLAIDNPAVRDAPKVSFG
- the metJ gene encoding met regulon transcriptional regulator MetJ, encoding MATTKYIKPYVEHGEKANAVRKITVSIPLHVLRRLSDLRTHRQVNNLRHATNSDLLVEAFLHAFTGQPLPTDEELRRTMATAKKSAVKKPAAKKAAAKKPAVKKAAAKKPVAKKPAAKKAAARKSAKKATAKKPAAAKKAAVKKVAKKAAPKKAAAKKAAPAKVVKATKTAKTKAKK
- a CDS encoding energy transducer TonB yields the protein MDTRYILDTRRRARGAVRPLVIAIIAIFVLLAVGAWFLIIKPHQDLIMADAGGHPSTPVSTATQAAPPPANVAAMDLNQLLAEARTAMNEQRYLAPTGNNAFEFYLRVLEKDPGNKVASDALRETFPFAANSTEQAINSRDLGEAQRQIELLAKADPANFTLTILRSKLDAQRKTQDKQQQLAVGQEKTAQLAAQKAAAEKQAAEQLAEQQKAQLAAQQKTEQSRAAQQSGSAPAATGGNATAAADSGSNAAGGTTAAVLVKGAPARYPTAAMRARQEGWVVVSFTVDPDGTTSDVKVVESQPRHVFDRAAVDAVERYRFNPAMKDGVAVSSVKQQRIEFKL
- a CDS encoding serine hydrolase domain-containing protein, whose translation is MQFQNIFLLIAGALGLACTPLPAAASLAPPASAALSTSVDNAPQKLPAARVKQTLADYQHWLDRLAQRDAVAGLATAVVIDDKVVFEGTVGYADAATKQPIKPDTVFRLASLSKAFATAIAGLLVDDGKLDWDTKLVDVLPYFKLKDMQAASQATVGDILGQRLGLPRNTYDNMLEGDTSYEELVRKLDEVSMVCGVGQCYGYQNVAFSMIGDVVLARTGDFFYRQVDKRIFYPLGMTTASYGRAALESSKSWARPHRATSRGWVPFDPNETYYRVAPAAGVNASLRDMEKWLIAQMGGRPDVLPTALLDTLHKPGVATPSELHATPWRRERLSGAYYGLGWRVYEYGGETLIYHAGAVAGYRTMIGFFPKYRTGVVTLWNSTGPMPSGLMPMVFDDLLGLPHVDWANLDSAAKPAVQPRAKAKARTKPRTHRRMPRQR
- a CDS encoding NTP/NDP exchange transporter, whose product is MTSYYIIRPVRDQLSGAVGSQSLPLFYGAVFVVMLLLTPLFGMLVARFRRRPLLAWSYGFFIVCLLAFVPAFMAQERIGARELGVLFFVWVSVFNLFVVSLFWSFMADIFSSGQARRVFSLIALGGMGGALFGPLVTKLLVRTIGVAPLLLVSALALSLSLALLLRLSTNHERQPGGHGDEAIGGSLWAGIRELWSRPFLRYMALLMLFGDGIGTLAYALVADYAKAHFADAVSRTAFYNDLDLATNLLGAVLQLSVTPWLLVRCGAGWGLVVPSLVNLALLAGVALIGGGSFAFFGYSVPLLAVMQVITRGFAYGMTKPAVDALYTRVPRETRYKGKNFVETAVWRFGDLVVTSAVSGLRLLGWGVAGLALAGTGVAALATVVARRAGWSPDLTPDDRAPADKDTQAPV